The following are from one region of the Hypanus sabinus isolate sHypSab1 chromosome 14, sHypSab1.hap1, whole genome shotgun sequence genome:
- the fgf5 gene encoding fibroblast growth factor 5: MRTRRSDHRQASRSEIICVINIPVPAVAFAWKCLANTPQTGGSAWSKGSAKCGHCPSSEHSEKSAGRMRLQFLLLFVNHVVRFAWGHVEQVVSAESLQGTANGSSSAMQSRRSLRNVYQWNRSGPRTGRLYCRVGIGFHLQIQPDGKVSGSHEANLFSILEIFAVSQGIVGIRGIFSNRFLAMSKKGKLHATTKFTADCNFKERYQENSYNTYASATYKSENGSREWYVALNKCGKVKKGNSPRVKPQHISTHFLPRFKQSEKEKTFKITGKIPEKKAPPNAPKSPPPVKASRKYVNVIRYRPKFRFG; the protein is encoded by the exons ATGAGGACCCGTCGTTCAGATCACAGGCAGGCATCTCGCAGTGAGATCATTTGTGTTATAAATATCCCCGTGCCAGCAGTAGCTTTTGCATGGAAATGCCTGGCGAACACGCCACAAACCGGCGGCAGTGCGTGGAGCAAGGGATCAGCAAAATGCGGGCATTGTCCTAGCAGCGAGCACTCGGAGAAATCTGCTGGAAGAATGCGCCTTCAGTTCCTCCTCCTCTTTGTGAATCATGTTGTCCGCTTCGCCTGGGGCCACGTCGAGCAGGTAGTGTCCGCAGAATCACTCCAGGGCACTGCAAACGGGAGCTCTTCAGCCATGCAGAGCCGCAGGTCACTAAGGAACGTGTACCAATGGAATAGGTCTGGGCCGCGCACTGGAAGACTCTATTGTAGAGTTGGAATTGGTTTTCATTTACAGATTCAGCCTGATGGCAAAGTCAGTGGCTCGCATGAAGCCAATCTGTTCA GTATTTTGGAAATATTCGCCGTGTCTCAGGGAATAGTGGGAATCCGTGGGATTTTTAGCAACCGTTTTTTAGCGATGAGTAAGAAAGGGAAACTCCACGCAACG ACGAAGTTTACAGCGGATTGCAATTTCAAGGAGCGATATCAGGAGAACAGCTACAACACTTATGCTTCGGCCACGTATAAAAGCGAGAACGGTAGCCGCGAGTGGTACGTGGCTTTGAATAAGTGTGGCAAAGTTAAAAAGGGGAATAGCCCTCGGGTGAAACCTCAACACATTTCGACACATTTCCTTCCAAGGTTCAAGCAGTCTGAAAAAGAAAAGACtttcaaaattactggaaagattccAGAGAAGAAAGCGCCACCCAACGCTCCGAAATCTCCTCCTCCTGTAAAGGCCAGCAGGAAGTATGTGAATGTTATCAGATACAGGCCAAAATTCCGTTTTGGATAG